From Candoia aspera isolate rCanAsp1 chromosome 8, rCanAsp1.hap2, whole genome shotgun sequence, a single genomic window includes:
- the TMEM144 gene encoding transmembrane protein 144 isoform X1, protein MESWQGIPHSVSSNTTDLTIGFTSSAVAVVLFGTNFVPVKKFDTGDGMFFQWILCAAIWIVSLIVNLIQNSPRFWPLAMVGGFLWATGNVTVVPIIKTIGLGLGLLIWASFNLLTGWASSRFGWFGIDPEEVRKPVLNYIGAALAVLSSIIFLFIKSDVHNSSPSSESTPLLREQSINTSEYRVENRNDVSWVDNLSPLGKRMVGCSLAVIAGILYGSSFVPVLYIKDHGRRNGTMYTGASQFDLDYVFAHFSGIFLTSTIYFLIYCAAMKNNPKVYPAAIIPGFISGILWAIANCCWFIANHYLSAVVSFPIITAGPGFIAAMWGVLVFKEIKGLKNYLLLLIAFCTILAGSLSTAFSKV, encoded by the exons ATGGAGAGCTGGCAAGGGATCCCCCACTCTGTTAGCAGTAATACAACAGATCTAACCATTGGCTTTACTTCTTCAGCAGTCGCTGTTGTCTTATTTGGAACAAACTTCGTACCAGTGAAGAAGTTTGACACTGGGGATG GAATGTTCTTCCAGTGGATTCTTTGTGCTGCTATCTGGATTGTTTCTTTAATTGTTAACCTGATTCAGAACAGCCCTAGATTTTGGCCTCTTGCTATGGTTGGTGGCTTTTTATGGGCTACAG GTAATGTAACAGTTGTCCCAATCATTAAAACCATTGGGTTAGGCCTTGGCCTTTTAATCTGGGCTTCTTTTAACTTGCTAACTGGCTGGGCAAGTTCAAG ATTTGGTTGGTTTGGAATTGACCCAGAAGAAGTCAGAAAACCAGTTCTGAATTACATTGGAGCAGCACTCGCAGTACTGAG TTCCATCATATTTCTTTTCATAAAAAGTGATGTCCATAACTCTTCACCATCTTCAGAAAGCACTCCGTTATTAAGAGAACAA TCTATCAACACTTCTGAGTACAGAGTCGAAAACAGGAATGATGTATCTTGGGTGGACAACCTTTCTCCCTTGGGAAAGAGAATGGT AGGCTGCTCTCTGGCTGTAATAGCTGGGATATTGTATGGCTCTAGTTTTGTACCTGTGCTTTACATCAAGGACCATGGCAGAAGAAATGGGACCATGTATACAGGAGCCAGTCAATTTG ACTTAGATTATGTATTTGCCCACTTCAGCGGCATCTTCCTTACAAGTACTATCTACTTTTTGATCTACTGTGCGGCAATGAAAAATAACCCTAAGGTTTATCCTGCAGCTATAATACCAG GATTTATTTCTGGCATATTATGGGCAATAGCCAATTGCTGTTGGTTCATCGCAAACCACTATCTCAGTGCTGTTGTGAGCTTCCCCATAATCACCGCT GGTCCTGGTTTTATAGCTGCAATGTGGGGAGTGTTGGTGTTTAAAGAAATAAAG GGACTGAAAAACTACCTGCTGCTCTTAATAGCATTCTGCACTATTTTGGCTGGATCCCTCTCTACAGCTTTTTCTAAAGTGTGA
- the TMEM144 gene encoding transmembrane protein 144 isoform X2, with amino-acid sequence MESWQGIPHSVSSNTTDLTIGFTSSAVAVVLFGTNFVPVKKFDTGDGMFFQWILCAAIWIVSLIVNLIQNSPRFWPLAMVGGFLWATGNVTVVPIIKTIGLGLGLLIWASFNLLTGWASSRFGWFGIDPEEVRKPVLNYIGAALAVLSSIIFLFIKSDVHNSSPSSESTPLLREQSINTSEYRVENRNDVSWVDNLSPLGKRMVGCSLAVIAGILYGSSFVPVLYIKDHGRRNGTMYTGASQFGFISGILWAIANCCWFIANHYLSAVVSFPIITAGPGFIAAMWGVLVFKEIKGLKNYLLLLIAFCTILAGSLSTAFSKV; translated from the exons ATGGAGAGCTGGCAAGGGATCCCCCACTCTGTTAGCAGTAATACAACAGATCTAACCATTGGCTTTACTTCTTCAGCAGTCGCTGTTGTCTTATTTGGAACAAACTTCGTACCAGTGAAGAAGTTTGACACTGGGGATG GAATGTTCTTCCAGTGGATTCTTTGTGCTGCTATCTGGATTGTTTCTTTAATTGTTAACCTGATTCAGAACAGCCCTAGATTTTGGCCTCTTGCTATGGTTGGTGGCTTTTTATGGGCTACAG GTAATGTAACAGTTGTCCCAATCATTAAAACCATTGGGTTAGGCCTTGGCCTTTTAATCTGGGCTTCTTTTAACTTGCTAACTGGCTGGGCAAGTTCAAG ATTTGGTTGGTTTGGAATTGACCCAGAAGAAGTCAGAAAACCAGTTCTGAATTACATTGGAGCAGCACTCGCAGTACTGAG TTCCATCATATTTCTTTTCATAAAAAGTGATGTCCATAACTCTTCACCATCTTCAGAAAGCACTCCGTTATTAAGAGAACAA TCTATCAACACTTCTGAGTACAGAGTCGAAAACAGGAATGATGTATCTTGGGTGGACAACCTTTCTCCCTTGGGAAAGAGAATGGT AGGCTGCTCTCTGGCTGTAATAGCTGGGATATTGTATGGCTCTAGTTTTGTACCTGTGCTTTACATCAAGGACCATGGCAGAAGAAATGGGACCATGTATACAGGAGCCAGTCAATTTG GATTTATTTCTGGCATATTATGGGCAATAGCCAATTGCTGTTGGTTCATCGCAAACCACTATCTCAGTGCTGTTGTGAGCTTCCCCATAATCACCGCT GGTCCTGGTTTTATAGCTGCAATGTGGGGAGTGTTGGTGTTTAAAGAAATAAAG GGACTGAAAAACTACCTGCTGCTCTTAATAGCATTCTGCACTATTTTGGCTGGATCCCTCTCTACAGCTTTTTCTAAAGTGTGA